In Candidatus Krumholzibacteriia bacterium, the DNA window ACCTCGTCGACGAGGATCGGCAGTGACCGGGCAGCCACGTCGCCCACGTCGAGGGAGGACCCGACCGTACGCACCAGACGTTCGACGAACCGCAGATCGCGGTCGATGCCGGGGTCGATCGTGGTCGGGCAGCTCTCCATGGACGCTCCGAAGGACTCCGCGGGACCGGGCGGAAGATCGTTCCCCGCCAACGGAGCAAGGAACGTTCCGGTGCCGGATCCGGACCGGAGCAGCCCCGCGCGGTGTCCTCGTGACGCCCGGCGCAGCCCCACGGTGGCGCTGTGCCCGTCGCGCGGCTACGATCGCCCCTCGCTGTCCAGGTCCATCGATCCCGAGGTCCGATCCGTGCATCCTTCCGAACTGCCGCAGGTCACCGACGCCGACCGCGCGCGCGTCCGCGCGGCCTTTCCCGCCCTGGCCGACGGCCCCGTGTTCCTGGAGAACGCCGGCGGTTCGCAGGTCCCCGGCGTCGTGGCCGACGCCATCCGCGATTACATGCTCGAGTCCTACGTCCAGCTCGGGGCCGGGTACGAGCGCAGCCGGAAGGCCACGGCCACCGTCGACGCGGCCCACGCGTGGATCGAGCGGCTGATGCGCGCTCGGCGCGGTCGGGTGATCCTGGGTCCGTCGACCACGTCGTTGCTCCACGTCCTGTCCGACTGCTACGCGCGCGTCCTGGACCCCGGTCAGAACGTCGTCCTGGCCCAGACCGGACACGAAGCCAACATGGGCCCCTGGCGGAATCTGGCCCGGCACGGGATCGAAGTCCGGATCTGGCCCATGGACCCCACCACGTTCAGCTGTCCGCTCTCCGAACTCGAGCGTCTGCTCGACGAGCGCACCGCCCTCGTCGCGATCCCACACGTGAGCAACCTGCTCGGCGAGATCGTCGACATCACAGCGATCACCGAACGCGTCCACGAAGCCGGCGCCCGCGTGGTGGTCGACGGCGTCGCCTACGCTCCCCACCGTCGGATCGACTGCGACACCTGGAACGTCGACTGGTACGTGTTCAGCTCCTACAAGGTCTACGGCCCCCACATGGCCGCGCTCTACGGACGCGCCGATGCACTGGCCGAACTGACCGGGCCCAACCACTTCTTCATCGCCGACGACGACCTGCCCTACAAGTTCGAACTGGGCGGCCCGAGTCACGAGGGCTGTGCCGGCCTGCTCGCCCTCGAGGCCTATCTCGCGCACATGCTGGGATCGACCGACTCCGCGCCCCTCGACGATACGGCCCTCGACGAGGCCTTCGCCCGGATGACCGCACTCGAACTCGAACCCACGCGTCGTCTGATCGAGTTCCTCGACTCGAAGCCGGCGGTCCGTGTGATCGGACCCCATCACGCCGAGCCCAGCCGCGTGGGAACGGTGAGCTTCGTCCACGCCGAGCACTCCTCGCGCGCGATCACCGAAAAGATCGACGGCTCCGGCGTGGCGATCCGCCACGGCCACATGTACGCCTACGATCTCTGCCAGGGGCTCGGACTCGACCCCGACGACGGCGTGGTGCGCGTCAGCCTGGTCCACTACAACACGCCCGAGGAGATCGACCGCCTCGTCGGGGTG includes these proteins:
- a CDS encoding aminotransferase class V-fold PLP-dependent enzyme, translated to MHPSELPQVTDADRARVRAAFPALADGPVFLENAGGSQVPGVVADAIRDYMLESYVQLGAGYERSRKATATVDAAHAWIERLMRARRGRVILGPSTTSLLHVLSDCYARVLDPGQNVVLAQTGHEANMGPWRNLARHGIEVRIWPMDPTTFSCPLSELERLLDERTALVAIPHVSNLLGEIVDITAITERVHEAGARVVVDGVAYAPHRRIDCDTWNVDWYVFSSYKVYGPHMAALYGRADALAELTGPNHFFIADDDLPYKFELGGPSHEGCAGLLALEAYLAHMLGSTDSAPLDDTALDEAFARMTALELEPTRRLIEFLDSKPAVRVIGPHHAEPSRVGTVSFVHAEHSSRAITEKIDGSGVAIRHGHMYAYDLCQGLGLDPDDGVVRVSLVHYNTPEEIDRLVGVLDPIL